From the Lathyrus oleraceus cultivar Zhongwan6 chromosome 4, CAAS_Psat_ZW6_1.0, whole genome shotgun sequence genome, one window contains:
- the LOC127075803 gene encoding cytochrome P450 704C1: MMNMLFLIVFYFFSILFLTLFLLISILILTTFIGQSIGNSKFPPVKGTVFHQLINFKTLFHYLTQIALTNPTFRLLAPNKSKIYTCDTRNVEHILKTKFHNYSKGKFNHDTIFDLFGDGIFAVDDEKWRHQRKLASVEFSTRVLRDFSCNVFRRNAAKLVRVVLGFSNARMLFDIQDIVMKCTLDSIFKVGFGVEIQSLERSSKEENIFMKAFNDSNALVFRRYLDPLWKLKRVLNFGSEASLKKNIKIIDDFVHSLIKTKRKLLSVQKDFNDKEDMLSRFLLESKKDPSNMTDEYLRDIILNFMIAGKDTSANTLSWFFYMLCKNPLVQEKVAQEVINVTSTQETQLNLDEFVNNITDDNLDKMHYLHAALTETLRLYPAVPMTGRTAEENDILPDGYMVNKGETVYYLSYAMGRMPYIWGDDAEEFQPERWLKDGIFQPESSFKFIAFHAGPRICLGKDFAYRQMKIVAMALVRFFRFKLANETNDVTYRTMFTLHIHKGLPLYAVPRCDVYE; encoded by the exons ATGATGAACATGTTGTTCTTGATCGTGTTTTACTTCTTCTCCATTCTATTTCTCACTCTCTTTCTTCTCATATCAATTCTCATTCTCACAACATTCATAGGACAATCCATAGGAAACTCAAAATTTCCACCAGTGAAAGGAACAGTCTTCCACCAATTAATCAACTTCAAAACACTCTTCCATTACTTAACACAAATAGCACTAACCAATCCAACTTTTAGGCTTCTTGCTCCAAACAAATCCAAGATATACACTTGCGACACACGAAATGTAGAACACATACTCAAAACCAAGTTTCACAATTACTCCAAAGGAAAGTTCAACCATGATACTATTTTTGATCTTTTCGGTGATGGGATTTTCGCGGTTGATGATGAGAAATGGAGGCATCAGAGAAAGCTTGCTAGTGTTGAGTTTTCTACTAGGGTTCTTAGAGATTTTAGCTGCAATGTTTTCAGAAGGAATGCTGCTAAGTTGGTTAGAGTTGTCTTAGGGTTTTCTAATGCAAGAATGCTCTTTGATATACAA GATATAGTAATGAAATGTACTTTGGACTCCATATTCAAAGTTGGGTTTGGAGTAGAAATACAATCTTTGGAGAGGTCAAGCAAAGAGGAAAATATCTTCATGAAGGCCTTTAATGATTCAAATGCATTAGTATTCCGACGCTATTTGGACCCTTTATGGAAGTTGAAAAGGGTTCTTAACTTTGGATCAGAAGCTTCCCTTAAGAAGAATATCAAAATAATTGATGACTTTGTGCATAGCCTAATTAAGACCAAAAGGAAACTTTTATCAGTGCAAAAGGATTTT AATGATAAAGAAGACATGCTTTCAAGATTTTTGCTGGAAAGTAAAAAGGATCCTTCAAATATGACAGATGAATATTTGAGGGATATAATTCTGAACTTTATGATTGCTGGAAAAGATACAAGTGCCAACACTTTGTCATGGTTCTTCTACATGTTATGCAAGAACCCTCTTGTACAAGAAAAAGTGGCCCAAGAAGTTATAAATGTTACTTCTACTCAAGAAACTCAACTTAATCTAGATGAGTTTGTGAACAATATCACAGATGATAATCTTGACAAAATGCATTATCTTCATGCAGCATTAACAGAAACATTGAGGCTTTACCCTGCTGTTCCAATG ACTGGTAGGACAGCAGAAGAAAATGACATACTTCCTGATGGGTACATGGTGAATAAGGGAGAAACAGTGTATTACTTGTCCTATGCTATGGGAAGAATGCCTTACATTTGGGGGGATGATGCTGAAGAATTCCAACCTGAAAGATGGCTTAAGGATGGAATCTTTCAACCTGAATCTTCATTCAAATTCATTGCTTTCCAT GCTGGTCCTCGTATATGCTTAGGAAAGGATTTTGCTTATAGACAGATGAAAATTGTAGCAATGGCACTTGTTAGATTCTTTCGGTTTAAACTGGCAAATGAAACAAATGATGTGACATATAGAACCATGTTCACACTTCACATTCACAAAGGCCTCCCTCTTTATGCAGTTCCAAGGTGTGATGTATATGAATAA